Proteins from a genomic interval of Cupriavidus sp. WKF15:
- a CDS encoding superoxide dismutase family protein — protein sequence MKRVLFGLAATAAVAMTLAGCAGTGTTSGGAKATATLEPKSGTNTGGTVTFTQQSGGVMMVASVTGLPPNTTHGFHVHEKGDCSAPDAMTAGGHFNPAGKPHGQMNMPDHHAGDMNNLTADANGNARASFLLPDLSVGTGPNGVIGRAVVVHKDPDDYKTQPTGNSGGRIACGVVAAS from the coding sequence ATGAAACGCGTACTTTTCGGCCTGGCGGCCACGGCAGCGGTAGCGATGACCCTGGCGGGCTGCGCCGGCACGGGGACCACCAGCGGCGGCGCCAAGGCCACCGCGACGCTAGAGCCGAAGAGCGGCACGAACACCGGCGGCACTGTCACCTTCACGCAGCAGAGCGGCGGCGTGATGATGGTGGCGTCGGTCACCGGCTTGCCGCCCAACACCACGCATGGCTTCCACGTGCATGAAAAGGGCGATTGCTCGGCACCCGACGCCATGACCGCAGGCGGCCACTTCAACCCGGCCGGCAAGCCGCACGGACAGATGAACATGCCCGACCACCACGCCGGCGACATGAACAACCTGACGGCGGATGCGAACGGCAATGCGCGCGCGAGTTTCCTGCTGCCTGACCTGAGCGTGGGCACCGGCCCGAATGGCGTCATCGGGCGCGCCGTGGTCGTGCACAAGGATCCGGACGACTACAAGACGCAGCCGACGGGCAATTCGGGCGGACGGATTGCCTGCGGCGTGGTGGCGGCGTCCTGA
- a CDS encoding mechanosensitive ion channel family protein has product MDIGILLAHPWFGTWAAAVAAVFVALIAHRLGGLVLLRVTRPAAVLHAIVRKARVASGVVLPLLALQTVWQAAPDALPWIDSLRHLNGLLIIAATTWLVARIIAGFAQGVMDRHPVDVADNMGARRIHTQTRVLSRIAMTLVTVMGAAMLLMTFPGARQVGASLLASAGVVGLIAGFAAKPVFSNMIAGLQLALTQPIRLDDVLIVEGEWGRVEEITGTYVVLRLWDERRLIVPLQYFIEKPFQNWTRNSAQIMGSVFFHVDYGMPLAPLRKELERVVHAAPEWDRRFFNLVVSDATERTMQLRVLCTAASSGLAWDLRCRIREALIDFMQREFPQHLPRLRFERDTEAQAQAGMPAAVFSEA; this is encoded by the coding sequence ATGGATATTGGAATCCTCCTCGCACACCCCTGGTTCGGTACATGGGCAGCGGCCGTGGCCGCCGTGTTCGTCGCGCTGATCGCGCATCGCCTCGGCGGCCTGGTACTGCTGCGCGTGACCCGGCCCGCGGCCGTGCTGCATGCGATCGTCAGGAAAGCCCGCGTGGCGTCGGGCGTCGTGTTGCCGCTGCTCGCCTTGCAGACCGTGTGGCAGGCGGCGCCGGACGCATTGCCCTGGATCGACAGCCTGCGCCACCTCAATGGCCTGCTGATAATCGCCGCGACGACATGGCTGGTGGCCCGGATCATCGCCGGCTTTGCGCAGGGCGTGATGGACCGGCACCCGGTCGACGTGGCCGACAACATGGGCGCGCGGCGCATTCATACGCAGACACGCGTGCTCTCGCGCATTGCGATGACGCTGGTCACGGTGATGGGCGCGGCCATGCTGCTGATGACGTTTCCCGGAGCGAGGCAGGTCGGGGCGAGCCTGCTTGCTTCGGCCGGCGTGGTCGGGCTGATCGCGGGCTTCGCGGCCAAGCCGGTGTTCAGCAATATGATCGCGGGGCTGCAGCTCGCGTTGACGCAGCCGATCCGGCTCGATGATGTGCTGATCGTCGAGGGCGAGTGGGGCCGCGTGGAGGAAATCACGGGGACCTACGTCGTGCTGCGGCTGTGGGACGAGCGCCGGCTCATTGTCCCGTTGCAGTACTTCATCGAGAAGCCGTTCCAGAACTGGACGCGCAACAGCGCGCAGATCATGGGCTCGGTCTTTTTCCACGTCGACTATGGCATGCCGCTGGCACCGCTGCGCAAGGAACTCGAGCGGGTGGTGCACGCCGCGCCGGAGTGGGATCGGCGGTTTTTCAACCTCGTCGTCTCCGATGCCACCGAGCGTACGATGCAGCTTCGCGTGCTGTGCACCGCTGCCTCGTCGGGGCTGGCGTGGGACCTGCGCTGCAGGATCCGCGAGGCGCTGATCGACTTCATGCAGCGGGAGTTCCCCCAGCACCTGCCGCGCCTGCGCTTCGAGCGCGATACCGAGGCCCAGGCCCAGGCCGGCATGCCGGCCGCGGTATTCAGCGAGGCCTGA
- a CDS encoding J domain-containing protein, translated as MTTLYATLGVESDATLDEIKRAYRRAAMKWHPDRNPGREAEAHAAFQDIRDAYAILSDDEQRRVYDEVFEQEMRRWQAEHAEQEAQEQAAQREAQRAAQEHYEKMVAIAMRFADDGHNRDVLFGVLLGQECEAELAARIADSVWALQVSRRAHAQAAQASDDGVPEEPAEPQAEDTRRANRHPGTFESFWHGLFGIRT; from the coding sequence ATGACCACCCTTTACGCGACCCTCGGCGTCGAGTCCGACGCTACCCTGGACGAGATCAAGCGCGCCTACCGCCGTGCCGCCATGAAATGGCATCCCGACCGCAACCCTGGCCGCGAGGCCGAGGCGCATGCGGCATTCCAGGACATCCGCGACGCCTACGCCATCCTTTCCGACGACGAACAGCGACGCGTGTACGACGAGGTGTTCGAGCAGGAAATGCGCCGCTGGCAGGCCGAGCATGCGGAGCAGGAAGCGCAGGAGCAGGCGGCGCAACGCGAAGCCCAGCGCGCCGCGCAGGAGCACTACGAGAAAATGGTTGCCATCGCCATGCGCTTTGCCGACGACGGCCACAATCGCGACGTGCTCTTCGGCGTGCTGCTGGGCCAGGAGTGCGAGGCTGAACTCGCCGCGCGCATTGCGGACAGCGTATGGGCCTTGCAGGTATCGCGCAGGGCACACGCGCAGGCAGCGCAGGCGTCGGATGATGGCGTGCCAGAGGAGCCGGCGGAGCCACAGGCCGAAGACACCAGGCGCGCCAACCGTCACCCGGGCACGTTCGAGTCGTTCTGGCACGGCTTGTTCGGCATTCGTACCTGA
- a CDS encoding threo-3-hydroxy-L-aspartate ammonia-lyase, whose protein sequence is MTTLDLPTYADVEAAARRLEGVAHRTPVNTSRTLNDMLGAEVFIKCENFQRMGAFKFRGAYNALSKFSAEQRRAGVVAFSSGNHAQGIALSARLLGIPATIVMPHDAPAAKVAATKGYGANVVIYDRYTEDREAIGRRLAEQHGYTLIPPYDHPDVLAGQGTAARELFEETGALDALFCPLGGGGLLSGTALATRALAPQCKLYGVEPEAGNDGQQSFRSGSIVHIDTPKTIADGAQTQHLGQYTFAIIRRDVDDILTASDAQLVEAMKFYASRMKMVVEPTGCLSLAAALQDKDALRGKRVGILISGGNIDLERFCALVSA, encoded by the coding sequence ATGACCACACTGGATCTCCCCACCTACGCAGACGTCGAGGCCGCCGCCAGGCGGCTCGAAGGCGTCGCCCATCGCACGCCGGTCAATACCTCGCGCACCCTGAACGACATGCTTGGTGCCGAGGTCTTCATCAAGTGCGAGAACTTCCAGCGCATGGGCGCCTTCAAGTTCCGTGGCGCCTACAACGCCTTGTCGAAGTTCAGCGCGGAGCAACGCCGCGCAGGCGTGGTGGCGTTCTCGTCGGGCAACCACGCGCAGGGCATCGCACTGTCGGCCAGGCTGCTGGGCATTCCCGCCACGATCGTGATGCCGCATGACGCGCCCGCGGCAAAGGTGGCGGCCACCAAGGGCTATGGCGCCAACGTCGTGATCTATGACCGCTACACGGAAGACCGCGAGGCGATCGGGCGCCGCCTGGCCGAGCAACATGGATACACGCTGATTCCGCCGTATGACCACCCGGACGTACTGGCCGGACAAGGCACTGCGGCGCGGGAATTGTTCGAGGAAACCGGCGCGCTCGACGCATTGTTCTGCCCGCTCGGCGGCGGCGGCCTGCTGTCGGGCACGGCGCTCGCGACACGCGCGCTGGCACCGCAATGCAAACTCTATGGCGTGGAGCCCGAAGCGGGCAATGACGGCCAGCAATCGTTCCGCAGCGGTTCGATCGTCCACATCGATACCCCGAAGACGATCGCGGATGGTGCGCAGACCCAGCATCTGGGCCAGTACACGTTCGCCATCATCCGGCGCGATGTCGACGACATCCTGACCGCGTCCGATGCCCAGCTCGTCGAGGCGATGAAGTTCTATGCTTCGCGCATGAAGATGGTCGTCGAGCCCACGGGCTGCCTGAGCCTGGCGGCGGCCTTGCAGGACAAGGACGCGCTCCGGGGCAAGCGCGTGGGCATCCTGATCAGCGGCGGCAATATCGACCTGGAGCGCTTTTGCGCGCTGGTCTCGGCATAG
- a CDS encoding DUF2092 domain-containing protein: MKLRTLFVQASLVGLAACSSAPPTASGSAAGPSAGTPAPAPAPAPAASAQPAANAVDPAAIQALNNMGKYLQSLKAFEVVIDLSGERVLADGQKLQHTATADLDVARPNKLRAQMRSARSQRELIYDGTTVTLYTPAQKSYSQAPFKENLGALAERLRARFGVEIPSADLFLWGTDAAPLDNMQSAMNAGQDIIGGEICDHYAFRQGEIDWQIWIAAGGRPLPRKLVITNRGDEARPQSVTLYKWNLNPRPGSSAFAFKPPPGTKQAEFVPLKSR; the protein is encoded by the coding sequence ATGAAACTGAGAACGCTCTTCGTCCAGGCATCGCTCGTGGGCCTTGCCGCCTGCAGCAGTGCGCCGCCAACCGCCTCCGGTTCGGCCGCGGGCCCGTCAGCCGGGACTCCCGCGCCAGCACCGGCGCCGGCGCCGGCGGCCAGCGCGCAACCGGCAGCGAACGCGGTCGACCCGGCAGCGATCCAGGCGCTGAATAACATGGGCAAGTATCTGCAGTCACTCAAGGCGTTCGAGGTCGTCATCGACTTGTCCGGCGAGCGCGTGCTGGCCGACGGCCAGAAGCTGCAGCACACCGCGACGGCCGACCTCGATGTCGCGCGCCCGAACAAGCTGCGAGCCCAGATGCGCAGCGCGCGTTCCCAGCGTGAGCTGATTTACGACGGCACAACCGTGACGCTCTATACACCGGCGCAGAAGTCTTACTCCCAGGCACCATTCAAGGAGAACCTCGGTGCGCTTGCGGAGCGCCTGCGGGCGCGGTTCGGTGTCGAGATCCCGTCCGCCGACCTGTTCCTGTGGGGCACCGATGCCGCCCCGCTCGATAATATGCAGTCGGCCATGAACGCAGGTCAGGACATCATTGGCGGCGAGATCTGCGACCACTACGCGTTTCGCCAGGGCGAGATCGACTGGCAGATCTGGATTGCCGCCGGCGGCCGGCCGCTGCCGCGCAAGCTCGTCATTACCAATCGCGGCGACGAGGCGCGGCCGCAGTCGGTCACGCTCTACAAGTGGAACCTGAATCCGCGGCCCGGCAGCTCGGCCTTCGCCTTCAAGCCGCCGCCGGGAACCAAGCAGGCCGAGTTCGTCCCCCTCAAGTCCCGGTAA
- the phaP gene encoding TIGR01841 family phasin (Members of this family are phasins (small proteins associated with inclusions such as PHA granules). Note that several different families of phasins have been named PhaP despite very little sequence similarity to each other.), protein MSAFTSDQFAALHKTNLANLAMMSKSTIDGFQKLTELNLQTAKSALTEGQESLKAVLAGKDLRDVLAVQGSVAQPVAEKAITYARQVCEIATQAQAELARAVEEQYEQHHRNLQAFVDTFVKNAPAGSEAISALLQSTVDAAGNTYRSAQAVSNQMTEFARGNLAASAAAAGKAASAKA, encoded by the coding sequence ATGTCCGCCTTTACGTCTGATCAGTTTGCGGCGCTCCACAAGACCAACCTGGCCAATCTGGCCATGATGTCCAAGTCGACCATCGACGGCTTCCAGAAATTAACCGAGCTGAATCTCCAGACCGCCAAATCCGCGCTGACCGAGGGCCAGGAGAGCCTGAAAGCCGTGCTGGCGGGCAAGGACCTGAGGGACGTGCTTGCCGTGCAGGGCAGCGTGGCCCAGCCCGTGGCAGAGAAGGCCATTACGTATGCGCGCCAGGTGTGCGAAATCGCCACGCAGGCGCAGGCGGAGCTGGCCCGAGCGGTGGAAGAGCAATACGAACAGCATCACCGCAATCTGCAGGCCTTTGTCGACACCTTCGTAAAGAATGCACCGGCCGGATCGGAAGCGATTTCCGCGCTGCTGCAGTCGACGGTTGACGCGGCCGGCAACACCTATCGCTCGGCTCAGGCAGTCTCGAACCAGATGACCGAGTTCGCGCGCGGCAACCTTGCCGCCAGCGCGGCCGCGGCAGGCAAGGCGGCTTCCGCCAAGGCCTGA
- a CDS encoding YtcA family lipoprotein: MARSLALLALAASLYGCAGAPSFGLFGAYFPLWLLSALAGIAGALVSYRIFVATGWAEIVRAQLLVNTAIGLILAELVWLLGTGHLL; encoded by the coding sequence ATGGCACGCTCGCTTGCGCTTCTCGCGCTGGCCGCTTCGCTTTATGGTTGCGCCGGTGCCCCGTCATTCGGATTGTTCGGCGCGTACTTCCCGCTCTGGCTGCTGAGCGCGTTGGCCGGCATCGCGGGGGCGCTCGTGTCCTATCGGATCTTCGTCGCGACAGGCTGGGCCGAGATCGTGCGCGCCCAGCTTCTGGTCAACACCGCGATCGGCCTCATCCTCGCGGAGCTCGTCTGGTTACTGGGTACGGGACACCTCCTATGA
- the mdtN gene encoding multidrug transporter subunit MdtN produces the protein MKMAGERGSPKRGKLITLAIVLVAVLLSVYAYHRTSRYPSTDDASLDADMVHVASPVGGRIAKIHVAENQLVAKGDILFEIDPVPYQLAVAQARADLELAQAALGTRRRTISTERATASLASEQTQRAEQNYALTARTVERLRPLVADGYVPAQQLDQAQVAQRDASVSLRQAHTQRTAAAQAVGNEDDATAAVHAREAALAIAQRALDDTTVRAPHAGRVSGLTVLSGEVVIPNQSLFLLVHTGEWFAMANFRETALAGIHVGDCATVYSMIDRGQALRGKVEGIGIGITDTDRLNLPRSLPYVQPSVNWVRVARRFPVRIRLEDPPETLARVGASATVEIRHGAACR, from the coding sequence ATGAAAATGGCCGGCGAACGTGGCAGCCCCAAGCGCGGCAAACTGATCACGCTGGCCATTGTCCTGGTGGCCGTGCTCCTGTCCGTCTACGCCTACCATCGCACCAGCCGCTATCCGTCGACCGATGACGCATCGCTGGACGCCGACATGGTGCACGTGGCATCGCCGGTCGGGGGCCGCATCGCCAAGATCCACGTCGCAGAGAACCAGCTGGTAGCCAAGGGCGACATACTGTTCGAAATCGATCCCGTCCCTTATCAACTGGCCGTCGCGCAGGCGCGGGCGGATCTTGAGCTGGCCCAGGCCGCGCTCGGTACCCGGCGTCGCACGATCTCCACCGAACGTGCCACGGCGTCGCTTGCGTCGGAGCAGACGCAGCGGGCCGAGCAGAACTACGCGCTGACCGCACGCACTGTCGAACGGCTGCGGCCGCTGGTTGCTGACGGCTACGTGCCCGCGCAGCAGCTCGACCAGGCGCAGGTCGCACAGCGCGATGCCAGCGTGTCGCTGCGGCAGGCCCACACGCAACGCACCGCTGCCGCGCAAGCGGTCGGCAATGAAGACGATGCCACGGCCGCCGTGCACGCGCGCGAGGCGGCGCTGGCGATCGCCCAGCGCGCGCTCGACGACACCACGGTCCGCGCCCCGCATGCCGGACGCGTCAGCGGCCTGACCGTGCTTTCGGGCGAAGTCGTGATCCCCAACCAGTCGCTGTTCCTGCTGGTGCATACCGGCGAATGGTTCGCGATGGCGAATTTCCGGGAGACCGCACTTGCCGGCATCCATGTCGGCGACTGCGCCACGGTCTACTCGATGATCGACCGCGGCCAGGCCCTGCGCGGCAAGGTGGAAGGCATCGGCATCGGCATTACCGACACCGACCGCCTCAACCTGCCACGCTCGCTGCCCTATGTGCAGCCGTCGGTGAACTGGGTGCGCGTGGCCAGGCGCTTCCCGGTGCGGATCCGCCTGGAGGATCCGCCCGAGACGCTGGCCCGCGTGGGCGCGAGCGCAACGGTCGAGATCCGGCATGGCGCAGCCTGCCGCTGA
- a CDS encoding FUSC family protein, translating into MAQPAADKLRLGLADIGALLAPLPGRTAAATRITVACTLTVLVTSIYGTPEAAISAYIIFFINRADRTTSIIMSAAALVLISLVIALVMWLADLSVDDPMLRVACMAVLSAAMLFLTSASKLRPIGAIVAMIIGFGLDELGLVPGGEAATRGLLYALLMVAIPIGVNIVVNLLIGPSPRRLATDRLGHCLRVAARCLRGTADHSGNAQALHAALHDGVQPVAGWLRLARVEGTVNAQDLRALQQAMASTMAILLAVDVAQRAGAPMPAATAAPIADTLDEMARMLDAGGYPVEIGPPASLADHLAPVQQTVVRELVAAINGYADAGAAAPPAPAAESGKGAENGTGHGGFLNADAFTNPDHVRYALKTTGAAMFCYLLYQQLNWPGIHTCFITCYLVSLGTMAETVEKLSLRLAGCMIGAAIGTAAIVYVVPGLSSVGGLMLLVFAGTWVSAWVAQGSPRIAYAGFQIAFAFYLCVVQGPAPGFDLTIARDRVIGVMLGNLVVYLVFTRVWPISIAGRIGPALAGLVGQWQALIDTPQPAARRQHAATALALHGTITQDLILAHYEPASVGPAPEWVDSHRERLARLDAISAPIFLLAERFPGDPALAQRLNRLRADGPPLHAAPPAETMPADLHDIEARQALLAIIDHQLDASHADALDTASPSSIHAQT; encoded by the coding sequence ATGGCGCAGCCTGCCGCTGACAAGCTGCGCCTGGGGCTGGCCGATATCGGCGCGCTGCTGGCGCCGCTCCCGGGCCGCACCGCTGCCGCGACGCGCATCACGGTGGCCTGCACGCTGACGGTACTGGTCACCAGCATCTATGGCACGCCCGAGGCGGCCATCTCCGCCTACATCATCTTCTTCATCAACCGGGCCGACCGCACCACCAGCATCATCATGAGCGCGGCCGCGCTGGTGCTGATCAGCCTGGTCATTGCGCTGGTGATGTGGCTCGCCGACCTCAGCGTCGACGACCCGATGCTGCGCGTGGCGTGCATGGCGGTGCTGTCCGCAGCCATGCTGTTCCTGACATCGGCCAGCAAGCTGCGACCGATCGGCGCCATCGTCGCCATGATCATCGGCTTCGGGCTCGATGAACTCGGGCTCGTGCCCGGCGGCGAAGCCGCTACGCGCGGGCTGCTCTACGCGTTGCTGATGGTGGCGATCCCGATCGGCGTGAACATCGTCGTCAACCTGCTGATCGGCCCGTCGCCGCGCCGGCTCGCAACGGATCGCCTGGGTCATTGCCTGCGCGTGGCCGCACGCTGCCTGCGCGGTACCGCGGACCACAGCGGCAATGCGCAGGCCCTGCATGCAGCGCTGCACGACGGCGTCCAGCCCGTTGCCGGCTGGCTCAGGCTTGCCAGGGTCGAAGGCACGGTCAACGCGCAGGATCTGCGCGCGCTGCAGCAGGCGATGGCATCGACCATGGCGATCCTGCTGGCCGTCGACGTGGCGCAACGGGCTGGCGCGCCAATGCCGGCGGCAACCGCAGCGCCCATCGCCGATACGCTCGACGAGATGGCCCGCATGCTGGACGCAGGCGGCTATCCCGTCGAAATCGGCCCGCCGGCGTCGCTGGCCGACCACCTTGCGCCGGTGCAGCAGACTGTCGTGCGCGAACTGGTCGCCGCGATCAATGGCTACGCCGATGCCGGCGCGGCAGCCCCACCGGCGCCGGCAGCGGAATCCGGAAAAGGCGCCGAAAACGGCACCGGACACGGCGGCTTCCTCAACGCCGACGCCTTCACGAATCCCGACCATGTCCGCTATGCGCTCAAGACCACCGGCGCGGCAATGTTCTGCTACCTGCTTTACCAGCAACTCAACTGGCCCGGCATCCATACGTGCTTCATCACGTGCTACCTGGTGTCGCTCGGGACCATGGCGGAGACCGTCGAAAAACTCTCGCTGCGGCTGGCCGGCTGCATGATCGGCGCGGCGATCGGCACGGCAGCCATCGTGTACGTCGTTCCCGGCTTGTCATCCGTAGGCGGCCTGATGCTGCTGGTGTTCGCCGGGACATGGGTCTCCGCCTGGGTGGCGCAGGGCTCGCCACGCATCGCCTACGCGGGCTTCCAGATCGCGTTCGCGTTCTACCTGTGCGTGGTGCAGGGCCCGGCGCCCGGCTTCGACCTGACCATCGCGCGCGACCGCGTGATCGGCGTGATGCTCGGCAATCTCGTCGTCTACCTGGTGTTCACGCGGGTCTGGCCGATCAGCATCGCGGGCCGCATCGGGCCGGCACTGGCGGGGCTGGTGGGCCAATGGCAGGCGCTGATCGACACGCCGCAGCCCGCGGCAAGGCGCCAGCACGCCGCGACCGCACTGGCCCTGCATGGCACGATCACACAGGACCTGATCCTGGCCCACTATGAACCGGCAAGCGTCGGGCCGGCGCCGGAATGGGTCGACAGTCATCGCGAACGGCTGGCCAGGCTCGATGCCATCTCAGCGCCCATATTCCTGCTTGCCGAGCGCTTTCCTGGCGACCCGGCACTCGCGCAACGCCTGAACCGGCTCAGGGCCGATGGCCCGCCCCTGCACGCCGCGCCACCCGCCGAAACCATGCCGGCCGATCTGCATGATATCGAGGCACGCCAGGCACTGCTCGCCATCATCGACCACCAACTCGACGCGTCCCATGCCGACGCGCTGGACACGGCTTCCCCGTCCTCCATCCATGCGCAAACCTGA
- a CDS encoding TolC family protein, which yields MRKPDPLAALALWALALAGCATSSLDLAPEQPDRPWQPLTTASGEIVPGAAAGQRAPAPSDYTLPANPALAAVSPPATLDPAHAYTLPELIDLAESTNPLTRIAWNDARNAALAAGIAKASYLPYISAAAMGGYQNGHSATSTALGPLAANASTHGAISVLSLQWLLFDFGERSGIVEATEQLSVAANIAFTAVHQKIIHDVSVAFYRYQAARTRAGTVQQAMDNADAVQAAAKARYQRGIGTVVEVAQATQNRAQTNLAMVQARGAETDAYLALVNAVGISPLSRPRIAEMPLRPLPPTLRSSVEQIVDTAIARRPDVLGAYAAQRASQARVQAAEAGFMPKVFLSAFTSYASGGSAITAIPPIGQQPPTVNLNGYRYGASVFLGVTVPIYDGGLRSAVLAQARNDADSASTRLTRAKDESVRQVVVSQSALESSLAAYDAARALADAARITYDAAFAAYRKGVGSVTEANLAQNQLLLAQNASADAYSGALSAAAALALATGSIGSIRDEGAWPGR from the coding sequence ATGCGCAAACCTGATCCCCTGGCCGCGCTGGCACTGTGGGCGCTGGCGCTGGCCGGCTGCGCGACATCGTCGCTCGATCTGGCACCGGAGCAGCCCGACCGGCCCTGGCAGCCGCTCACCACCGCATCCGGCGAAATCGTGCCGGGCGCGGCCGCCGGCCAGCGGGCACCCGCGCCATCCGACTACACGCTGCCGGCAAACCCGGCACTCGCGGCGGTTTCCCCGCCCGCGACACTCGATCCCGCGCATGCCTACACGCTGCCCGAGCTGATCGACCTGGCCGAGTCCACCAACCCGCTGACGCGCATCGCCTGGAACGATGCGCGCAACGCGGCGCTGGCGGCCGGCATCGCCAAGGCCAGCTACCTGCCCTATATCTCGGCCGCCGCCATGGGCGGCTACCAGAACGGGCACAGCGCCACATCGACGGCGCTGGGGCCGCTCGCCGCGAACGCGTCTACGCACGGCGCCATCTCCGTGCTGTCGCTGCAGTGGCTGCTCTTCGATTTCGGCGAGCGCTCCGGCATTGTCGAAGCCACGGAACAGCTTTCGGTGGCGGCGAACATTGCGTTCACCGCCGTGCACCAGAAGATCATCCACGACGTCAGCGTTGCGTTCTACCGCTACCAGGCCGCGCGCACGCGTGCCGGCACGGTGCAGCAGGCCATGGACAACGCCGACGCGGTGCAGGCCGCGGCCAAAGCGCGCTACCAGCGCGGCATCGGCACCGTGGTCGAAGTGGCACAGGCCACGCAGAACCGCGCGCAGACCAACCTGGCGATGGTCCAGGCCAGGGGCGCCGAGACCGACGCCTACCTGGCACTGGTCAACGCCGTAGGGATCTCCCCGCTGTCCCGGCCGCGCATCGCGGAGATGCCGTTGCGCCCGCTCCCGCCGACGCTGCGCAGCTCGGTCGAGCAGATCGTCGACACCGCAATCGCGCGGCGCCCCGATGTGCTGGGCGCCTATGCGGCGCAACGCGCAAGCCAGGCCCGCGTACAGGCGGCCGAGGCCGGCTTCATGCCGAAGGTCTTCCTGTCGGCGTTTACGTCCTATGCCTCGGGCGGCTCGGCCATTACGGCGATACCGCCGATCGGCCAGCAGCCGCCGACGGTCAACCTGAATGGCTACCGCTATGGCGCAAGCGTCTTTCTTGGCGTCACGGTGCCGATCTACGACGGCGGGCTGCGCTCCGCCGTGCTGGCGCAGGCACGCAACGATGCCGACAGCGCGTCGACCAGGCTCACCCGCGCGAAGGACGAATCGGTGCGGCAGGTGGTGGTCAGCCAGAGCGCGCTGGAATCGAGCCTGGCCGCCTATGATGCGGCCCGGGCACTGGCCGATGCGGCCCGGATCACCTATGACGCGGCATTCGCCGCCTATCGAAAAGGCGTGGGTTCGGTGACGGAAGCCAACCTTGCGCAGAACCAGCTGCTGCTGGCGCAGAACGCCTCGGCCGACGCCTACAGCGGCGCGCTGTCGGCCGCGGCGGCGCTGGCGCTGGCTACCGGGTCGATCGGGTCGATTCGGGATGAGGGCGCGTGGCCTGGGCGGTAG